In the Populus trichocarpa isolate Nisqually-1 chromosome 1, P.trichocarpa_v4.1, whole genome shotgun sequence genome, one interval contains:
- the LOC18093982 gene encoding NAC domain-containing protein 7 isoform X1 produces the protein MNTFSHVPPGFRFHPTDEELVDYYLRKKVASKRIDLDVIKDVDLYKIEPWDLQELCKLGTEDQNEWYFFSHKDKKYPTGTRTNRATKAGFWKATGRDKAIYSRHSLVGMRKTLVFYKGRAPNGQKSDWIMHEYRLETNENGIPQAKGWVVCRVFKKRMPTMRKVGDYDSPCWYDDQVSFMPEIDSPRRISQPYAPYHHHYHCKQELELQYNMPHDPFLQLPQLESPKVPQSAATASCNSVIAYGFDRTNGNTLQSSTLTQEEKMQQCHQQNLNSLHNNNNSEQAVDQVTDWRVLDKFVASQLSHEDASKGTNNFSSTATFNAAEQMNMLANESKRSEIAQQYASTSTSSCQIDLWK, from the exons ATGAATACCTTCTCGCATGTCCCCCCGGGCTTTAGATTCCATCCAACAGATGAAGAACTTGTTGATTACTACCTTAGGAAAAAAGTCGCTTCAAAAAGAATTGACCTCGATGTCATTAAGGATGTTGATCTCTATAAAATTGAACCATGGGATCTTCAAG AATTGTGCAAACTCGGGACTGAAGATCAAAATGAATGGTACTTCTTCAGCCATAAAGATAAGAAGTATCCTACTGGAACTCGCACTAATAGAGCGACAAAAGCTGGGTTTTGGAAAGCTACTGGAAGAGACAAGGCTATCTACTCTAGGCATAGCTTGGTTGGCATGAGAAAAACCCTAGTGTTTTACAAAGGACGAGCTCCAAATGGACAAAAGTCAGATTGGATCATGCATGAATATCGACtagaaacaaatgaaaatggAATCCCCCAggcaa AAGGATGGGTTGTCTGTAGGGTGTTCAAGAAGCGAATGCCGACAATGAGAAAAGTTGGTGACTATGACTCACCATGTTGGTATGATGACCAGGTTTCATTCATGCCAGAAATTGATTCTCCAAGGCGAATATCTCAACCTTACGCACCATACCATCATCACTATCATTGCAAGCAAGAACTTGAGTTGCAATACAATATGCCTCATGACCCTTTCCTCCAGCTTCCTCAATTAGAAAGCCCAAAAGTTCCACAATCAGCAGCAACTGCGAGTTGTAATTCAGTTATTGCATATGGTTTTGACAGGACCAATGGGAACACCTTGCAGTCATCTACCCTTacacaagaagaaaaaatgcaGCAATGtcatcaacaaaatttaaacTCACTtcacaataacaataatagtgAGCAAGCTGTAGACCAAGTGACTGATTGGCGAGTCCTTGACAAATTTGTTGCTTCCCAGTTAAGCCATGAGGATGCCTCCAAGGGAACCAATAACTTCTCCAGTACAGCCACCTTTAATGCAGCCGAGCAGATGAACATGCTTGCCAACGAATCCAAAAGGTCAGAAATTGCACAGCAATATGCCTCGACGTCTACGTCAAGTTGCCAAATTGATCTATGGAAGTGA
- the LOC18093982 gene encoding NAC domain-containing protein 7 isoform X2 produces the protein MNTFSHVPPGFRFHPTDEELVDYYLRKKVASKRIDLDVIKDVDLYKIEPWDLQELCKLGTEDQNEWYFFSHKDKKYPTGTRTNRATKAGFWKATGRDKAIYSRHSLVGMRKTLVFYKGRAPNGQKSDWIMHEYRLETNENGIPQEEGWVVCRVFKKRMPTMRKVGDYDSPCWYDDQVSFMPEIDSPRRISQPYAPYHHHYHCKQELELQYNMPHDPFLQLPQLESPKVPQSAATASCNSVIAYGFDRTNGNTLQSSTLTQEEKMQQCHQQNLNSLHNNNNSEQAVDQVTDWRVLDKFVASQLSHEDASKGTNNFSSTATFNAAEQMNMLANESKRSEIAQQYASTSTSSCQIDLWK, from the exons ATGAATACCTTCTCGCATGTCCCCCCGGGCTTTAGATTCCATCCAACAGATGAAGAACTTGTTGATTACTACCTTAGGAAAAAAGTCGCTTCAAAAAGAATTGACCTCGATGTCATTAAGGATGTTGATCTCTATAAAATTGAACCATGGGATCTTCAAG AATTGTGCAAACTCGGGACTGAAGATCAAAATGAATGGTACTTCTTCAGCCATAAAGATAAGAAGTATCCTACTGGAACTCGCACTAATAGAGCGACAAAAGCTGGGTTTTGGAAAGCTACTGGAAGAGACAAGGCTATCTACTCTAGGCATAGCTTGGTTGGCATGAGAAAAACCCTAGTGTTTTACAAAGGACGAGCTCCAAATGGACAAAAGTCAGATTGGATCATGCATGAATATCGACtagaaacaaatgaaaatggAATCCCCCAg GAAGAAGGATGGGTTGTCTGTAGGGTGTTCAAGAAGCGAATGCCGACAATGAGAAAAGTTGGTGACTATGACTCACCATGTTGGTATGATGACCAGGTTTCATTCATGCCAGAAATTGATTCTCCAAGGCGAATATCTCAACCTTACGCACCATACCATCATCACTATCATTGCAAGCAAGAACTTGAGTTGCAATACAATATGCCTCATGACCCTTTCCTCCAGCTTCCTCAATTAGAAAGCCCAAAAGTTCCACAATCAGCAGCAACTGCGAGTTGTAATTCAGTTATTGCATATGGTTTTGACAGGACCAATGGGAACACCTTGCAGTCATCTACCCTTacacaagaagaaaaaatgcaGCAATGtcatcaacaaaatttaaacTCACTtcacaataacaataatagtgAGCAAGCTGTAGACCAAGTGACTGATTGGCGAGTCCTTGACAAATTTGTTGCTTCCCAGTTAAGCCATGAGGATGCCTCCAAGGGAACCAATAACTTCTCCAGTACAGCCACCTTTAATGCAGCCGAGCAGATGAACATGCTTGCCAACGAATCCAAAAGGTCAGAAATTGCACAGCAATATGCCTCGACGTCTACGTCAAGTTGCCAAATTGATCTATGGAAGTGA